A region of the Excalfactoria chinensis isolate bCotChi1 unplaced genomic scaffold, bCotChi1.hap2 Scaffold_85, whole genome shotgun sequence genome:
AACtcttgtatggtcagctaaagggatccaACGCAAAAGAAGAACCCAAAACTCGGTCTAACGAAAgggctgcagcttggcaaaagatcgtacagagctgcatggaaggatcgcttgTGCAGCATGAGACTCTTAGTCTCAGGGCGATGGTTTGGCAGAATTCCAACAGTAGttggcaggctgctgtcttcacaaacagaaaggtcagcgtgcagatgcttgaggtgatggctgtaacagctgcagtgcacctctggcgaatgataccctctaacattgTTGCAGATTCCATCTTTGCAGTCAAGCAGTTGGCCCGGATGGGCCAGGAAGGTCTCTCAAgtacagaggctgctggaactCTGGAAGAGGCCTTGGTCTTccgcacagctcctgttgcaccCTTACGTGTGTGTGATCACTCTggggtgccaagcctttttgcCACAGGTAATGCAATAGCAGATAAAGTTACCAGCACACCTGTCATTGGCCTTGGAtcgctgcagatctggcaaatggatgtcacctgggagccttgcttgtctccctgCCAATGATTGGTTATTGCTGTGAGTACCTCCTCTATTGTCATTATGGCCactcagcatgtcaggtctggctcgactgcagtccgataccattGGACAATCGCTGTTGCTGTGGTTGGTTTACCCAGTCACGTTAGGACTCacaatgggtcctgcttcatttctcgctttactgactatgggaagtgggataagagttctttctttacaggagcAGTCAATGGGGAATCTGGTACCTGAGgttgttctgctcctgttggtCTCAGTGATAAGTATCGCTCGAACAACAAGTGCAGGGACCTTTGGGATTCAGTCTGGAATTGTtgggtctcagccaacagtagattcacaTAATCTGTGGTTACAACTTCACTTATCTCTTAAGGTGTgatcttcttatcctataggttgagattctagttacctagtcgCTACATATCAAGTACGCGTTAATGCAACGATGGtgcatgttgccgtgtgctgatgagctgatggacgctatcgaggaaatggacagaaagactttgacggatgttcaccatacagagaagatacatcaggcgtaagaagaatgaagagggatggaaaacatcgCGGACAAGAACTGCTTCTCGAAAGGTTCCTGACAACAAGAGGACTATTCAATCACTTGCTCCACAcagttgtggtggtgttttcataacatggttgtgccttatgctactAATTATATTATAGAGAGTTTGTTAAGGTTTAGTTAAGGGTTCATATAGAGTACTATATAATATTAGTTATGGTAAGAGTGTATTTTAAGGTTATGCATAGTATGTTAAGGTATAGCAAATAAGACGGATAATTCAATAGAGTTTCTTTAGGTATTTCCATTAGAGTATAGAATACCATCGAATGCAGGATAAGCTTTAAGCATTGGTTAGGTTTATAGTGTTGCGTATTGTAACGGGTTAAGTTTtcttagcatggggagggggagatgttgtattaggcgaaatacggggatatcgggctgtcacgcgacaggccctccctagtttctggaaggatcgatgacgtgtacaagagaggcgtacacgaagAGCATAGTTTATatcagtgtgtgtttgctttaagaaatcgccattttaccgctcaccctcttggtgttacttcggtaattggcccagctgcggacttctagggtcttaaagtcttCAAACCACGGTTTATTTGTAATACACAATGCTGACAACGTCTTTTAGTTGGAATCTTAGTATCTCTCGTACCCTGATCGACCAGTTCCAAACTTTAAGAGTATTCCCAGTCAGCTTAACCTTCAATTATTAGATACAAGGTGCCAAACACTTGTAGCAGATGATGATAATGGTCATACAACCTATAACTCTTGTGATTACAGCTAGGAGATCCCAGGTTACCATTTGAGAGCATAGCCACTATATCCCATACCCGTAGGAGAGACCAGCCTAGGTCTGACCTACAGCCAACCACCTGGGGGAGAGCACTTGCTCGTTTTTCAATACATATGACTTAAAGCTCCCCTTCATAGGAACTCCCCCAAGGACTCTTCCTACCCCAGCAGCAACCTAACCCGTGAGTTCACCTCCCAAGGGGCAGCACGGATGGCTATACTCTGTGTAGGATGTCTCCTCACAATTTATAGGCTCCCCTTACCATACACATACATCATCCACCTATGGATGGTTCTTGTCTGTCCCCTCAGTGATCATGTGTAAATGCCAGACCTggaaagctctgctcctggcccttaataaaaaaagacacacagacaaggacagggactcTCTGACTCCCCCTTTGCAGGGCTGTCATTCAGCTGAGGCAATCAGTGCAGGTGTCTGATCTCCAGATGTAAAACCCTGGGGTTGAAAGGAGATTCACTTCCCAAAGACCAATGGGAGATGGGATTCCTCTTGACTCAAAGCAGACGAGCACAAGGAGTTGCCTGCATGCGTGAGCCCCAGGTCTGAATCCTTAGTGTTTCTTAAGATGGAAGTTACTTGCTCAAAAACAGACACTTGATGAGCACAAGGTGCCTGTGGTGCTCATGGAtgtgtgcagcagtgcctgcaagcTGTGGTAGACAACATCTGAGAGAGCtgcctccttcctgagcatcagctggagGCCAGATGGGGCATGGCAGTATTCGTGGCATCCTGAATGAAATCAGATCTGGTCGGCAtttaaacagctcttcttccaaCCTCAGGATCAGTGTGTCCCTGTGAGCAAGAAATCAGGAAATGGTGacaggagacctgcgtggatgagcaaggagctcacaCAGaaactcaaaaggaaaaagaaggtgaacaaaatgtggaaaaagggtctgaccACTTGGGAAGAGTACAGAAATTCTGTCTGGACATGCATGGATGTAACGAAGAAGGCAAATGATCACCTGGGATTAAATCTGGCAAAAGTgataaaggataaaaaaaaaaatgattttctgacTATATTGATTGTAAAAGGAAGGCTAGGTAGACTGTAggtcccctactaagtgaggaGGGTGTTCTGGTAATGGGGGATGCTATAAAGTGGAAACAATGAAAGCCTTCcttgcttctgtctgcagcaaAAAGGCTCTCTgtcaggaatcccagaccctggagctTATTGAGAGAGTcaggggaatggaagacttcccaTTAGTTAGGGAAGAGTCAGGCAATGAGTGGATTTATCATatcccctaccatgcaccagctctggtaaaattgaatgACACAATGGGGTATTGataactatgttgaaagcaatgggagGTGGAACATTTACGCACTGGGAGAAGCATTgtgcagaagccacttggttggtcaatactagaggatctgtcaatcgtgaTGGTCCTACCCAATCCAGccccctacacactatagaaggagataagaTCTCTGTtgtacatgtaaagaacatgttgggaaaagctgtttgggtccttccagcctctggaaagggcaaacctctcTGTGGAATGTTTTTTGCCCAGGaacctgggtgcacttggtgggtgatgcaggaAGATGGGGATGctcaatgtgtaccacaagggaatttgatgttgGGAGAGTGCAGTTATTAATTCcgtctatatatatatgtatacagaccGGTGTGTGTAATGCATgttaattattgtttatttctatatagATATGTTTTCTAAGCAtgatgtaatgatgtagaataaggggcggaatgtcatagttttgtagtTTTTCCGATTGGTATTCCACATATTATGGTTAGTAGAACTCCTTAGGTCATTGCCGCTGTTCTGTTGGTTTCCTTGAGCCTAGCTCCCATCTGCCCACCCTGTTCCCTTTTAATTTGTTGGGGCCCAGGGGGGCCACAAGCCTACTGCCCCCtctgtcatggacatagattgatctagataactaCAAGACattgccagcaaggagaccagcccTGGCGCAGCCATTCATTTTACCGATTACTGACTGCTgtcccagagtgctgctgtagagaaaacagGGCTTTATTGATACACGCAAGACCtttcaggcctgcacaaatgCGAGGACTTGAGAGCATTGTGGCAGTGTAAATAGAGCAAGATTGAAAAGAGCATGTTGTGCTCCTGTGCCTATGGCTGTACCTGCACACGACCCAggcaaggaaggaagagagaagagataagaaaaagtctattttgaaagctttttaggtACCTTTTAACCAACTAGGGAATCTGGTTTCATGTTTACATGAGCccttggagtgagaaaatggaaaatggattGGAAAGAAATAGTGAAATAAATTGCAGGGTATTTTTGCAGATTAGTGTATCACAAATAATCAAAAATAGAAACTAgtctaaaaaataaagaaccaCCACAGGGAATtatgtgaggaagatgtgcactttattGATTGTGAAGTGTGTATTGCAACAACATGCTGAGAgcatgcttgatctccctgttcctcatgccgTAGATAATAGGGTTTAGAGTTGGAGGAAACACAGAGTACAGAATTGCCATCATCAGATCCACagatggggaggaaatggagaagggcttcaggtaggcaaaaatgccagtgctgacaaatagggagaccacggccaggtgagggaggcacgtggagaaggctttgtgccgtccctgctcagagggcatcctcagcacagcaaggaagatctgcacataggacaccactatgaaaacaaagcacccaaaggctaaactgacactaaaaatgagaagcacaacttccctgaggtaggagtctgagcaggagagcttgaggatctgggggatttcacagaaaaactggttgacaacattgccttggcagagaggcagtgaaaacgtactggcagtgtgcagcagggaatagagaagcccagcgccccaggcagctgctgccatggtggcacaagctctgctgtccatcaaggtcccgtagtgcaggggcttgcagatggcaacgtagcggtcataggacatgatggtgagaagggataactctgctgacatgaacaagacaaagaaaaagatctgtgcagcacatcctgtgtaggagatggccctggtgtcccagagggcgttggccatggctttggggagagtggtggagatgcagcccaggtcgaggagggccaggttgaggaggaagaagtacatgggggtgtgcaggcggcggtcgcaggctatggctgtgctgatgaggccgttgcccaggagggcagccaggtagatgcccagcaagagccagaagtgcaggagctgcagctgccgcgtgtctgccaacggcagcaggaggaactcgctgatggagctgctgttgggcatctgctgatcctgggcttggagtcctgttcagagtgcagaagataatgacaagtgcagaccattctcagagacactccttctgctgcactgtgaaatgttttcacTCTCTTATGGCAGTGTTCATTTAGAACCATTGCATGCATTTAATTTAATGAAGTTCAGCATTGCTTAAGCAGAAGAAGTGTTTGGAGATGTAAACATCCTTTGATTTTCTAATATTATCCCATCTCCCTGGATATTTCCATATGTTTCATGTCTGATGTCTTTACCCCAATTGCTCTTAGAGCCCCCAGCCTCTGTGACTTCCAGTTTCTGTTTgaaaaagctgcctgttggCAGGTTAGGTGAATTATTCATGTCTACAGAAAATGATGATAATTTCAACTGGTTCCACCCTGCGAgaaaggagagactgaaagcacATCACGTGTTTCACAATACAACTgtttgatggaagaaaaatactcagagctgtgacagccccttttagatttctgcctccaatcctTTCTCCCTCCTATCAGAAcgggaaatggaaaatccctgccttggctctgcTCTTGAAAAGAACCctcacaaacatcctgctgtgcagtggagctgtgatccccctgccccaggcagcagctgtggcagcacaagcctttctaccggggggctccttcccccctcaacacgtctccccgcagcaccctggacagctccccgggcaggctgagtgctgagcctggcaggcggcagagtcccatagccggcacacagcccctggggcacagcagggaccctgctctgcaggacagccctgggcacccgcctgcagccccagctgcacagcctgcagccgtgaTGCGACACACAgacctcagggctgtgctctgacgctgcagcatggaagccctcagctggagcgGAAGGCTTTTTTCACTGTAAAGAAACAtacagtgcctgcagccagatctgctatgggataTCCCACATTTAGATAACCCTCTatcaaaagcagctgcattacGTACTGCAAGAGACTTACCGTGTCGTgttctgtgagcaatgctcctgcagtgagctcacagcctgctcacaccatACACATCCTGTAAGTTCTCTCCAGTTTCTCTCCTCTCtgtctggctgtgctgtgcacaagagctgctcctgggcacaaCTGTTTCTCTACAGCACTGCCCacttgtatgagctccctgtgtcccaggagcctggcccagctcagcagcaaagaatgacatttttatccttcccactcatCTCCCTTGAGATGACCCTGGGTCCCCACGGCCatcagctcctgaaagacaacagcatcataaATGTTCTTGAAACAAGTCCcgtcttgttcagcatctttatcaatgacctTGACAAAGGGGTAGTGGCCACCCTTAGATATTTGCTGATCATAaaaagttgggaggattgggAGGATTTGCAGACATActtgaaagctgtgctgctattcagtgagacctggacaggctggagagctgagcagcaagaaaacaaatgagttttaacaaaagcaaatgtggaGTCTTTCgcctagggaggaataattgcatgcaccaggatAGGTTGAGGGATGAGcttctggagaggagctctgctgagagggacctgggtgtcctgatggacaacaggttggccatgagccagcagtgtgccctcatggccaaaaaggccagtggcattctgGAGTTCATGAaaaggagcatggccagcaagTCGCGGGAATTGATcctccctctttactctgccctAGTAAGaactcatctggagtactgtgtccagttctgggctcaccagtacaagaaagacagggatctcttggaagaAGTTCAActgagggccacaaagatggtgaagggtcgGGAGCATCTCCCcaatgaagaaaggctaagtgagatgggtctgtttagccttgaaaaaagaagattaaaaggGACCTGATCCTGGTCTGTAATATCTGAGTTGTTAtatggatgtcatgggggacagtatcaaatgccaTGCTGAAATCAAGGCTGACAACATCCACCGCTCTTGCCCCATCAACCCAGCCAGTGAAAATGTCATATAAGGCTACCTGGTTGGCTGAGCATGACCTACCTTTGGTGGACACATACTGACgactcctgataacctccttttcttccaactgtctggagatggcatccagcacaagctgttccatcacatttccagggacagagctgaggctgcctaGCCTGTAATTGCCcggatcttccttcttgccctttttgaagaccagagtgacattgTCTGTcgtccagtcttcaggcacctcccctattctccaagacctctcaaagatgatcgtgagtggtgcagaaatcactgctgctagctccctcagcatccATGGATACATCCCATAATGtcccatggctttatgaacatcggggggcgttgccaaggcaacAGCGGGAGATTTAAACGGGTGCAAACCCGTCAGAGACCCTTTTGATCGCCGTGgttcgctgcttcggagctgcccctggcagagctgaggctgtttatcgcggggtgtccaggggattcgcTCGGCTCTTCCCTCATCCAGGGACTTTCTgaggta
Encoded here:
- the LOC140265424 gene encoding olfactory receptor 14J1-like — encoded protein: MPNSSSISEFLLLPLADTRQLQLLHFWLLLGIYLAALLGNGLISTAIACDRRLHTPMYFFLLNLALLDLGCISTTLPKAMANALWDTRAISYTGCAAQIFFFVLFMSAELSLLTIMSYDRYVAICKPLHYGTLMDSRACATMAAAAWGAGLLYSLLHTASTFSLPLCQGNVVNQFFCEIPQILKLSCSDSYLREVVLLIFSVSLAFGCFVFIVVSYVQIFLAVLRMPSEQGRHKAFSTCLPHLAVVSLFVSTGIFAYLKPFSISSPSVDLMMAILYSVFPPTLNPIIYGMRNREIKHALSMLLQYTLHNQ